A DNA window from Odocoileus virginianus isolate 20LAN1187 ecotype Illinois unplaced genomic scaffold, Ovbor_1.2 Unplaced_Contig_2, whole genome shotgun sequence contains the following coding sequences:
- the LOC110152398 gene encoding C-C chemokine receptor type 5 translates to MDYQTSTPTYDIDYGMSEPCQKINVRQIAARLLPPLYSLVFIFGFVGNMLVFLILINCKKLKSMTDIYLLNLAISDLLFIITVPFWAHYAADQWVFGNTMCQLFTGFYFIGYFGGIFFIILLTIDRYLAIVHAVFALKARTVTFGAVTSGVTWVVAVFASLPGIIFTKSQKEGSRHTCSPHFPSSQYHFWKNFQTLKIVILGLVLPLLVMIVCYSGILKTLLRCRNEKKKHKAVRLIFVIMIVYFLFWAPYNIVLLLSTFQEFFGLNNCSGSNRLDQAMQVTETLGMTHCCINPIIYAFVGEKFRNYLLRFFRKYIASRFCKSCPVFQGEAPERVSSTYTRSTGEQEISVGL, encoded by the coding sequence ATGGATTATCAAACATCAACTCCCACCTATGACATTGATTACGGGATGTCAGAGCCATGCCAAAAAATCAATGTGAGGCAAATTGCAGCCCGGCTCCTGCCCCCACTCTACTCACTGGTATTCATCTTTGGTTTTGTGGGTAACATGCTGGTTTTCCTCATCCTGATAAACTGCAAAAAGCTGAAGAGCATGACTGACATCTATCTGCTCAACTTGGCCATCTCTGACCTACTTTTCATCATCACTGTCCCATTCTGGGCTCACTATGCTGCAGACCAGTGGGTCTTTGGAAATACAATGTGCCAGCTATTCACAGGGTTCTATTTCATTGGTTATTTTGGTGGAATCTTCTTCATCATCCTCTTGACAATTGACAGGTACCTGGCTATCGTCCATGCTGTGTTTGCTTTAAAAGCCAGAACAGTCACCTTTGGGGCGGTGACAAGTGGGGTCACCTGGGTGGTGGCCGTGTTTGCCTCTCTCCCAGGAATTATCTTTACTAAATCCCAAAAAGAAGGCTCTCGTCATACGTGCAGCCCACACTTCCCATCCAGTCAGTATCATTTCTGGAAGAATTTCCAAACTTTAAAGATAGTCATCTTGGGGCTGGTGCTGCCCCTGCTTGTCATGATCGTCTGCTACTCGGGAATCCTGAAGACCCTGCTCCGGTGTCGCAATGAGAAGAAGAAGCACAAGGCTGTGCGGCTCATCTTCGTCATCATGATTGTCTACTTTCTCTTCTGGGCTCCCTACAACATTGTCCTTCTCCTGAGCACCTTCCAGGAATTCTTTGGCTTGAATAACTGCAGTGGTTCTAACAGGCTGGACCAAGCTATGCAGGTGACAGAGACCCTGGGGATGACGCACTGCTGCATCAACCCCATCATCTACGCCTTCGTGGGGGAGAAATTCCGAAACTATCTCTTACGGTTCTTCCGAAAGTATATCGCCAGCCGCTTCTGCAAAAGCTGTCCGGTCTTCCAGGGAGAGGCTCCAGAGCGAGTAAGCTCCACTTATACACGATCCACGGGAGAACAGGAAATCTCTGTTGGCTTGTGA
- the CCR2 gene encoding C-C chemokine receptor type 2, which translates to MDGNDTFSHNVLPTSHSLLTTNVKGSDEEPTTSYDYDYSEPCRKTSVGQVEAQLLPPLYSLVFIFGFVGNLLVVLILINCKKLKSMTDIYLLNLAISDLLFLLTIPFWAHYAADQWVFGNVMCKFFTGLYHIGYFGGIFFIILLTIDRYLAIVHAVFALKARTVTFGVVTSGVTWVVAVFASLPGIIFIKSLEEHSGYACAPYFPLGWKNFHTVMRSILGLVLPLLVMIICYSGILKTLLRCRNEKKKHKAVRLIFVIMIVYFLFWAPYNIVLLLSTFQEFFGLSNCKSSSQLDQAMQVTETLGLTHCCINPIIYAFVGEKFRSYLYTFFRKHIAKHLCKQCPVFYGETGDRVSSTYTHSTGEQEVSAAL; encoded by the coding sequence ATGGATGGCAATGATACGTTCAGCCACAATGTGCTTCccacatctcattctctgcttaCCACCAATGTCAAGGGGAGTGATGAAGAACCCACCACCAGTTATGACTATGATTACAGTGAACCCTGCCGAAAGACCAGCGTTGGCCAAGTCGAAGCACAGCTCCTGCCCCCACTCTACTCTCTGGTGTTCATCTTTGGTTTTGTGGGCAACTTGCTGGTTGTCCTCATCCTAATCAACTGCAAAAAGCTGAAGAGCATGACTGACATCTACCTGCTTAACTTGGCCATCTCTGACCTATTGTTCCTCCTCACCATCCCGTTCTGGGCTCACTATGCTGCAGACCAGTGGGTCTTTGGGAATGTGATGTGCAAATTTTTCACAGGGCTGTATCACATTGGTTATTTTGGTGGAATCTTCTTCATCATCCTCTTGACAATCGATAGGTACCTGGCTATCGTCCATGCTGTGTTTGCTTTAAAAGCCAGAACAGTCACTTTTGGGGTGGTGACAAGTGGGGTCACCTGGGTGGTGGCTGTGTTTGCCTCTCTCCCAGGAATCATCTTTATCAAATCCCTCGAAGAACATTCAGGTTACGCCTGTGCCCCTTATTTTCCACTAGGATGGAAGAATTTCCACACAGTTATGAGGAGCATCTTGGGGCTGGTGCTGCCACTGCTTGTCATGATCATCTGCTACTCAGGAATCCTGAAAACCCTGCTCCGGTGTCGCAATGAGAAGAAGAAGCACAAGGCTGTGCGGCTCATCTTCGTGATCATGATTGTCTACTTTCTCTTCTGGGCTCCCTACAATATCGTCCTTCTCCTGAGCACCTTCCAGGAATTCTTTGGCCTGAGTAACTGTAAGAGCAGCAGTCAGCTGGACCAAGCCATGCAGGTGACAGAGACCCTGGGGCTGACCCACTGCTGCATCAACCCCATCATCTATGCCTTTGTTGGGGAGAAGTTCAGGAGCTATCTCTACACGTTCTTCCGAAAGCATATTGCCAAACACCTCTGCAAACAATGCCCAGTTTTCTATGGGGAGACAGGAGATCGAGTGAGTTCAACATACACCCATTCCACTGGGGAACAGGAAGTCTCAGCCGCTTTGTAG